In the Pelorhabdus rhamnosifermentans genome, GGAGGCCAATTGTGTCGGCGGCGCTGACAAAGGGCCAACGAATTGTTCTTATTGTTGTGCCGCGGAAAAATCTTATTTTGAGCAAAACGATGCAGAACAGGAATTTATTGCAGACTGTCGAAACGATTATTCATAAAAAGATAGTAGCTTTTTTATCAGTTGACGTATAAGTAAGAATTATTTGAGGAGTGTTTGTCGAGAAAAAAGAAAAATGGAGCGATAAGAATGCAGGAATCGTTAGTCAAAGTGAGCAAACAGTTTTTACAAAATTGCCTGGGATTGAAAGCGGGGGAATCGCTTTTGATCGTGACAGATGAAGTGAAAAAAGAATTGGCTGAGTCGGTATTTTTGGCGGGAAAAACATTAGGAGCCGAACCCATGTTGGCTGTGATGACGGAACGGGAAAAATCGGGTCAGGAACCGCCGAAGGTCATTGCATCAGCTATGGCAGCGGCACAGGTTGTCGTATGTATAACTGAGCATTCTTTGACTCATACGCAGGCTAGGAAAGCTGCTGCCGCTGCTGGGGCTCGTTTAGCGACGATGCCGGGAATTACATCGGCTATGTTTTTAGCTGGTGCCATTTCTGCTGATTATGCCAATATTAAAAGGGTAACGGAACGGATTACGGGACTCTTAACGCATGCTGAAAAAGTTAAAATAAATAAATCGGATTATTGCTTAACCTTTTCGATTGCAGGACGAACTGGAATAGCGAGTACTGGCGTCTATCTGAATCCGGGTGAATCAGGAAATTTACCTTCGGGTGAGGCTTATATTGCACCGCTTGAAGGGACAGCAGAAGGTCAGATTTTAGTGGATGCTTCTATCTCTGGTATTGGTAAGCTGGCAACTCCGCTCCTTTTAACTCTTGCTAAGGGACGATTGGTCAAGGCCGAAGGAGAAACTGGTGAAATTCTTCTAAGTAAGCTAGGTGAAGCCGAAGGACGTATGCTGGCCGAATTTGGTATTGGTACGAATGACAAGGCCAAAATTATTGGTGTCGTTTTAGAAGATGAAAAAGTTTATCGTACCATTCATGTAGCTTTTGGCAGTAACGACACTTTTGGTGGAAACGTTTCAGCTGGCGTGCATATTGATTGTGTCGTAAGAGAACCGGATGTTTGGCTCGATGATCGTCTCATGATGAAACAGGGACAATTTCAAGCGGATTAATTCATGCATTAAATTTGTTTTAACGTTTAAATGATGGGCAGTCCTGCAGTGTGTGTGGGTTGTGTTCCATTGGCAGCGCCTGAAGTGAGAATTCGGCCCATTCGTCGGATGCCTTCTTTTAGCAGGTCTTCGTTGTGTGTGACAAAGCACAGGCGTATTTCATTGCTGCGTGTCCCATTGGTATAGAAAGCGATGCCTGGTACAAAGGAAACGCCTGCTGCTGCTGCACGATGAATTAGTTCTGTTGTTGATGCGGGAGAATTTATGGTGCACCAGATATAAAAACCGCCTTCAGGTATAGTGAATTCCATATAATCATTACAATAGCGCCGGATCGCATGAACCATTGCATCGCGGCGTTTTTTATATTCAGATCGGACAAAAGCGAGGTGCTTGGATAGAGAATCCTCTTCTAGGCAGATGTGAAGGATCATTTGCGATAAGTTATTGCTGTGAAGGTCCACATGCTGTTTTTCTTGCGCTAAGCGATTGATGACGGGTTGAGCAGCCGTGACCCAGCCGGTACGGAGTCCGGGTAAAAGTGTTTTGGAAAATGTGCCAAGATAAATTACTCCGCCGTAGGTATCGAGGCTTTTCAGCGAGGCAGGAGGTTGTTGACCGTAATAGAGCAGGCTGTAAGGATCATCTTCTACGATGACGAGGCGATAATGTGCGGCTAAGCGGATTAATTCTTGACGATCCTGTAGTGACATGACGCGACCCGTGGGATTTTGAAAAGTAGGAATGGTGTACATCAATTTTGGACGATAGCGTATGAGATAATCTTCGAGAAGTTCTAAGTTCAGACGATCTGACGAGGGGAGGGTGAGGATACGGGCTCCGGAAGCTTCTAAGGACTGAATAGCGCCTAAGTAGGTTGGCGATTCTACAATCACGTAGTCTTGGGGTTCGATAAAGGCTTTTACGATAAGGTAGAGCCCTTGTTGCGAGCCAGATACGATCAAAAATTGATCGGCTGTGGCATGAATGCCGAACTGACCTTGCCAGTTTGCTAAGGAGTGTCTTAGTGGAAGATATCCTTCTGTTGCAATGTAGCCGTAGTCAGCAGCATCAGAAGGATATTTATTCGATGTTAAGGCTTTTTCAATGATGTTAAGTGGATAAAAAGCCGGATCTGGCATACCTGCAGCAAGGGATATGGTCTCATTCGCAGTCGGTGTAGCAATAAGGGTACGCAATATAGAAGACAGTGGCGATTGATATTGAGGAGTAAATAGTTGTTCCCAAGACATGGCTGTGGTTTGTTGATTCGTTATGGATAAATCGTTTACATAGGTGCCACTTCCGACTTTCGTAATGACGAGTCCGCGTTTTTCTAGCAGCCGATAAGCGTTAATTGAGGTAGTGCGACTGACTTCAAGTAGTTTGGCAAGCTCACGTTCAGGGGGGAGTTTTGTTCCCGCGGCAAGCGTAGAATCTTGAATTTTTGCAGCTAATCCATTTGCTAATTGTAGATAGAGTGGAGCTGTGTGCGTGGGTGCAATTCGTAGACCACCTAGAATTTTGGTAATATCCATTTAGCTATTTCCCCTCAATATTTTGAATTGGTATCTTATTTATATTATATTGGATATTTACAGTTTGATTCCTGCAGG is a window encoding:
- a CDS encoding aminopeptidase, whose translation is MQESLVKVSKQFLQNCLGLKAGESLLIVTDEVKKELAESVFLAGKTLGAEPMLAVMTEREKSGQEPPKVIASAMAAAQVVVCITEHSLTHTQARKAAAAAGARLATMPGITSAMFLAGAISADYANIKRVTERITGLLTHAEKVKINKSDYCLTFSIAGRTGIASTGVYLNPGESGNLPSGEAYIAPLEGTAEGQILVDASISGIGKLATPLLLTLAKGRLVKAEGETGEILLSKLGEAEGRMLAEFGIGTNDKAKIIGVVLEDEKVYRTIHVAFGSNDTFGGNVSAGVHIDCVVREPDVWLDDRLMMKQGQFQAD
- a CDS encoding aminotransferase-like domain-containing protein; translation: MDITKILGGLRIAPTHTAPLYLQLANGLAAKIQDSTLAAGTKLPPERELAKLLEVSRTTSINAYRLLEKRGLVITKVGSGTYVNDLSITNQQTTAMSWEQLFTPQYQSPLSSILRTLIATPTANETISLAAGMPDPAFYPLNIIEKALTSNKYPSDAADYGYIATEGYLPLRHSLANWQGQFGIHATADQFLIVSGSQQGLYLIVKAFIEPQDYVIVESPTYLGAIQSLEASGARILTLPSSDRLNLELLEDYLIRYRPKLMYTIPTFQNPTGRVMSLQDRQELIRLAAHYRLVIVEDDPYSLLYYGQQPPASLKSLDTYGGVIYLGTFSKTLLPGLRTGWVTAAQPVINRLAQEKQHVDLHSNNLSQMILHICLEEDSLSKHLAFVRSEYKKRRDAMVHAIRRYCNDYMEFTIPEGGFYIWCTINSPASTTELIHRAAAAGVSFVPGIAFYTNGTRSNEIRLCFVTHNEDLLKEGIRRMGRILTSGAANGTQPTHTAGLPII